A single Salvelinus sp. IW2-2015 unplaced genomic scaffold, ASM291031v2 Un_scaffold2608, whole genome shotgun sequence DNA region contains:
- the LOC112074375 gene encoding dnaJ homolog subfamily A member 3, mitochondrial, with protein MASSVVVCTARLLNFVGVSSGHRRACSLLASARHGXACVTEMLGTQRCRIGGNFGCLRPGNAVTLRLTGLRPPHVVSSSHSFHTSCSSANKQDLYDVLGVPXTATQKEIKKAYYQMAKKYHPDTNQDDPQAKEKFAKLAEAYEVLSDEVKRKQYDTYGAAGFDPSQAGGGAGGQQYWRAGGASVDPEEMFRKIFGEFTGAQGFGDFNSMFEQRPEFVMELTFTQAAKGVNKEMTVNLDDACQRCDGKGSEPGTKVQHCHYCNGTGMESINTGPFMMRSTCRRCGGRGSIMTTPCVMCRGSGQTKQRQTVTVPVPAGVDNGQTVRMPVGKKEIHITFRVQRSPVFRRDGINIHSDVHISVAQAILGGSARAQGLYNTIDIQIPPGCQADQKIRLQGKGIQRMNSYSYGDHYVHIKIRVPKKLTRRQRSLLLSYAEEEADVEGTVNGLTATTTGGGRSGQRSEFGAGQGRTEEKKKEDEEEEGILSKIKKIFS; from the exons ATGGCGTCCTCCGTGGTTGTCTGCACTGCGCGTTTACTCAACTTTGTAGGAGTGTCTTCTGGCCATCGTCGGGCTTGCTCGCTGCTTGCCTCGGCGAGACATGGAYAAGCCTGTGTCACGGAGATGTTGGGGACACAACGGTGCAGGATAGGGGGCAACTTTGGCTGTTTGAGACCTGGAAATGCAGTGACATTGAGACTCacag GACTGAGGCCCCCCCATGTTGTCAGCAGTAGTcactccttccacactagctgcTCCTCAGCTAACAAACAGGACTTGTATGATGTTCTGGGGGTGCCTCYCACYGCCACTCAGAAAGAGATCAAGAAAGCCTACTATCAG ATGGCTAAGAAGTACCACCCAGACACCAACCAGGATGACCCTCAGGCCAAGGAGAAGTTTGCCAAGCTGGCAGAAGCCTACGAG GTGCTGAGTGACGAGGTGAAGAGGAAGCAGTATGACACGTACGGGGCGGCAGGCTTCGACCCCAGCCAGGcgggagggggggcggggggccaGCAGTACTGGAGGGCCGGGGGGGCCAGCGTCGACCCAGAGGAAATGTTCAGGAAGATCTTCGGGGAGTTCACAGGAGCGCAGGGTTTCGGAGACTTCAACAGCATGTTTGAACAGAGGCCAGAG tttgtGATGGAGCTGACGTTCACCCAGGCAGCTAAGGGAGTGAACAAGGAGATGACAGTGAACCTGGACGATGCGTGTCAGAGATGTGATGGTAAAGGTAGCGAGCCAGGAACCAAGGTCCAGCACTGTCACTACTGTAACGGCACCGGCATG GAGTCTATAAACACCGGTCCCTTCATGATGCGCTCTACGTGTCGACGCTGTGGTGGGCGGGGCTCCATCATGACCACGCCCTGCGTGATGTGTCGCGGCTCGGGACAGACCAAACAGAGACAGACCGTCACCGTGCCTGTGCccgcag GAGTAGACAATGGACAGACTGTACGAATGCCAGTGGGGAAGAAGGAAATCCACATCACATTTAGA gtcCAGAGGAGTCCAGTGTTCAGACGTGATGGGATCAACATCCACTCTGATGTCCACATCTCTGTAGCCCAGGCTATTCTGGGGGGCTCTGCTAGAGCACAGGGACTCTACAACACCATAGATATACAg ATCCCTCCAGGTTGCCAGGCCGACCAGAAGATCCGCCTGCAGGGAAAGGGGATCCAGAGGATGAACAGCTATAGTTATGGAGATCACTACGTTCACATCAAGATCAGAGTACCTaa GAAGTTAACCCGTCGACAGCGCTCCCTACTCCTGAGTTACGCAGAGGAAGAGGCTGACGTGGAGGGGACTGTCAACGGACTCACTGCTACTACCACGG GTGGGGGCAGGAGTGGGCAGCGCTCTGAGTTTGGGGCAGGACAGggcagaacagaggagaagaagaaagaagacgaagaggaggagggcaTCCtttccaaaataaagaaaatatttagCTGA